One Ostrea edulis chromosome 2, xbOstEdul1.1, whole genome shotgun sequence genomic region harbors:
- the LOC125678688 gene encoding ELAV-like protein 3 produces MSDSNTNLIVNYLPQTLSDEDFKELFEKIGPLKSYKIVRDKATNYSYGFGFVDYVNMEDAERAIHEMNGQKMDHKTIKVSYARKNDSESKGANIYIANIPRSFGEDDLVQHFRQYGEIIQIRLLREKSNNESKGVGFVYYTKRSEAAAALEGMNGKSLIKGYPALSIKFADINARKGRAPYQIQVHQTNLRYPTPGSNPYSAGPHGPMRSSNTRMRFNPMSGGYSPGLGGGDMGGHILFVYNIGYDAEEKTLWQLFAPLGTVTKVNVIMDHTRNQCKGYGFVTMKNLHEAEGAILALNGALYNNRRLSVSFKS; encoded by the coding sequence ATGTCAGATTCAAACACAAATCTCATCGTCAACTACCTCCCACAAACCCTGTCTGATGAAGATTTCAAGGAACTCTTTGAGAAGATTGGGCCTCTTAAGTCCTACAAAATTGTCCGTGACAAAGCTACTAACTACAGCTATGGGTTTGGTTTTGTGGATTACGTAAATATGGAGGATGCAGAAAGAGCCATCCATGAAATGAATGGTCAAAAAATGGATCACAAGACCATTAAAGTAAGCTACGCAAGGAAAAATGACAGTGAAAGTAAGGGTGCCAACATCTACATTGCAAACATACCAAGATCATTTGGAGAGGATGATCTGGTACAGCATTTCAGGCAGTACggggaaattattcaaatccgATTACTGAGGGAGAAATCCAACAATGAATCCAAGGGAGTAGGCTTTGTGTATTATACCAAGCGGTCAGAAGCTGCTGCAGCCCTCGAAGGAATGAATGGAAAATCTTTGATAAAAGGATATCCAGCACTGTCCATCAAGTTTGCAGACATAAATGCGAGAAAAGGTCGAGCCCCCTACCAGATACAAGTTCATCAGACCAATCTTCGTTACCCAACGCCGGGCAGTAATCCTTACAGTGCAGGCCCTCATGGACCAATGAGAAGTTCCAACACTCGCATGCGATTTAATCCCATGAGCGGGGGATACTCCCCGGGGCTTGGAGGTGGGGATATGGGAGGCCACATTTTGTTTGTATACAACATCGGTTATGATGCGGAGGAGAAAACACTGTGGCAATTGTTTGCTCCCCTGGGAACTGTGACAAAGGTCAATGTTATCATGGACCACACAAGGAACCAATGTAAAGGCTACGGCTTTGTCACCATGAAGAATCTACACGAGGCTGAAGGAGCCATATTGGCACTGAATGGGGCCTTGTACAATAACAGACGCTTGTCAGTCTCCTTCAAATCATGA
- the LOC125681758 gene encoding uncharacterized protein LOC125681758 encodes MPCETRSQQKRIKQTSESRDESTSASEYLSDSQEERSTSESPSKSLKRTNESKSPATSPKSVTPATAARTSPSPKTSPTKPLKESTQPKADSPACCVMVVVGIVLIAVLVQVFGSNRLLYTSNSNVNNSCPADSPVCRMEKFTEEFKELKHNFRAQDSEFWKKIKVPVIRVIEEEEPEYPAVLMFVVPKGENTSCTATCLAKQYISKLNPLYTDGEDGYINVQSMSSSSADDMKYQLDNKIKRVFDRKSHKLHTVVIDHIETLDPRVMLLFHGYCDGDHAPYKDAVIILVLHTDLNTEIRGNLDKVVDKYLLMLWKEGLDADKIPPLIARVANNKAMVQDENLYSFSCC; translated from the coding sequence ATGCCGTGCGAAACCAGAAGTCAACAAAAGAGAATCAAACAAACTTCAGAGAGTCGGGACGAATCTACGAGTGCTTCAGAATATTTGAGTGATTCCCAAGAAGAACGTTCAACCAGTGAATCGCCATCAAAGTCTCTAAAACGAACAAATGAAAGTAAATCACCAGCCACTTCACCCAAATCAGTGACACCAGCAACGGCAGCAAGGACTTCTCCATCACCAAAGACATCACCAACAAAACCATTAAAAGAAAGTACACAACCAAAAGCAGATTCACCTGCATGTTGTGTTATGGTTGTAGTTGGGATAGTATTAATAGCTGTACTTGTACAGGTATTTGGATCAAATAGACTTCTGTATACTAGTAATTCAAATGTTAACAACTCATGTCCTGCTGATTCACCGGTATGTAGGATGGAAAAGTTTACAGAAGAATTCAAAGaattaaaacataatttcaGAGCACAAGACagtgaattttggaaaaagATTAAAGTTCCAGTTATTCGGGTAATCGAGGAGGAAGAACCGGAGTATCCAGCAGTGCTTATGTTTGTTGTTCCAAAGGGAGAGAACACATCGTGTACTGCTACCTGTTTGGCAAAGCAATACATATCCAAACTTAATCCGCTGTACACGGACGGGGAAGACGGATACATAAACGTCCAAAGTATGTCTTCATCTTCAGCTGATGATATGAAATACCAGCTTGATAATAAAATCAAGCGAGTGTTTGACAGAAAATCCCACAAACTTCATACCGTTGTCATTGATCATATTGAGACCCTCGATCCACGTGTCATGTTGCTTTTCCATGGTTACTGTGATGGTGACCATGCTCCTTACAAAGATGCAGTTATCATTCTGGTCCTGCATACTGACCTTAACACGGAGATTCGGGGAAATTTGGACAAAGTTGTGGACAAATATTTACTGATGCTTTGGAAAGAAGGTCTGGATGCAGATAAAATCCCTCCATTAATTGCCAGAGTTGCCAATAACAAAGCAATGGTTCAAGATGAAAACTTATATTCCTTCAGCTGCTGCTAA
- the LOC125678686 gene encoding ELAV-like protein 2 produces the protein MEEEQTNLIINYLPQAMQDEEFRSLFESIGPLKSSKIVRDKNSGYSYGFGFVDYHNPKDAASAISQLNGYRVEHKVLKVAYSRRNDENTKGSKLYLQKLPLHYTEEEVQNYFSSYGEIVQVRVVTDQATGQPKGIGFILFSRKSEAEAAINDLDNKVPPGGTQPLRVKFADENSKKVKAPSQYNYYSQPQYPMHGSYNEGMSGSRGPMRNPGSRFRFNPMGSSSSYSGGYGGGSSSYGADYYTPPSQGAGYVLFVYNIGPEADEKTLWRMFSPLGTVTKVNVIMDHQKNQSKGYGFVTMPNYEEAEYAILNMNGYCYNGRELSVSFKS, from the coding sequence ATGGAGGAAGAACAAACAAACCTCATCATAAATTACCTTCCACAAGCAATGCAGGACGAAGAGTTTAGGTCCTTGTTTGAGAGCATTGGACCACTCAAATCTAGTAAAATTGTAAGAGATAAGAATTCTGGTTATAGCTATGGTTTTGGTTTTGTCGATTATCATAATCCAAAGGATGCTGCTTCTGCTATCAGCCAGTTAAATGGATATCGTGTGGAACACAAAGTTCTCAAAGTGGCATATTCTCgcagaaatgatgaaaatacCAAAGGATCCAAGCTTTACCTTCAGAAATTGCCTTTACATTACACAGAAGAGGAagtacaaaattatttttcatcatatgGAGAAATTGTTCAAGTTCGTGTTGTTACAGATCAAGCAACGGGCCAGCCCAAAGGAATAGGCTTCATTTTGTTCTCCAGAAAATCTGAGGCGGAGGCAGCCATAAATGATCTGGATAACAAAGTGCCCCCTGGAGGCACTCAGCCTCTGAGAGTCAAATTTGCCgatgaaaattccaaaaaagtTAAAGCGCCTTCCCAGTACAACTACTATTCACAGCCTCAGTATCCAATGCACGGGAGTTATAATGAGGGCATGAGTGGGTCAAGGGGTCCAATGAGAAATCCAGGGAGTCGTTTCAGGTTTAACCCAATGGGAAGCAGTAGTAGTTATAGTGGGGGTTATGGAGGAGGGAGCAGTAGTTATGGAGCAGATTACTACACTCCTCCTTCTCAGGGAGCGGGGTACGTCTTGTTTGTTTATAACATTGGCCCCGAGGCTGATGAGAAAACTCTTTGGCGCATGTTTTCTCCTCTTGGAACAGTTACCAAAGTCAATGTTATTATGGATCATCAGAAAAATCAATCTAAGGGTTATGGATTTGTCACCATGCCAAATTATGAGGAGGCTGAGTATGCAATCCTCAACATGAATGGCTATTGTTATAATGGGAGGGAATTgtctgtgtcatttaaaagCTAA